A part of Chlamydia ibidis 10-1398/6 genomic DNA contains:
- a CDS encoding orotate phosphoribosyltransferase: MISLEEEELRDNVVSGLYQLQAIKFGEFTLPNGQITPVYVDMRAVISCPEVLQIMATLIWRLKPIYNSSLLCGVPYTALTLATSISLKYNIPMVIKSNACRISEKQIEGIFQPGQTCLVINDVVVSGSSILETASVLQNEGIYVREALVFLDRQSGGREALSNAGIELRSVFTLNELIQTLLSRDYLRGKEASIAAQLLEST; this comes from the coding sequence ATGATCAGTCTAGAAGAAGAGGAATTACGTGATAATGTAGTATCTGGATTGTATCAACTACAAGCGATTAAGTTTGGGGAGTTTACTTTGCCAAATGGACAAATCACGCCAGTGTATGTGGATATGCGTGCTGTTATTTCTTGTCCCGAAGTTTTGCAAATTATGGCAACGCTAATTTGGCGTCTCAAGCCTATATATAATAGCAGTTTGTTATGTGGGGTGCCATACACAGCACTTACCTTAGCGACTTCTATATCTTTAAAGTACAATATTCCTATGGTGATCAAAAGTAATGCCTGCCGTATTTCTGAGAAACAAATAGAAGGAATTTTTCAACCAGGTCAAACTTGTCTTGTAATTAACGATGTAGTTGTTTCTGGCTCATCCATATTAGAAACAGCATCGGTATTACAAAATGAAGGAATTTACGTACGTGAGGCCCTAGTTTTCTTAGATAGGCAATCTGGAGGCCGGGAAGCCTTGTCTAATGCAGGTATCGAATTGAGATCTGTTTTTACATTAAATGAGCTAATTCAAACTCTGTTATCAAGAGACTATCTTCGTGGAAAAGAAGCATCGATAGCAGCCCAATTATTAGAATCAACGTAA
- the polA gene encoding DNA polymerase I: MRKVFVLDASGFIFRAYFALPEMKNSSGDPTQAVFGFIRSINKLVKDFSPSHMVAVFDGPDNKKSRRDIFAEYKSHREKVKGMMEQITLVKEYCDLVGLPYLEVDSVEADDVIASLSKQIVDQGYNVCICSTDKDLLQLVSERVTVLNPWKKQEIVTRQNVIDSYGVPPECIADYLALVGDTSDNIPGVSGCGPKKAATLLQKFGSVEGILENIEGLSGANRTMIEEQQAILKMSKQLAQLNYSISIPKSCDSFVFPQYCVDQDKLNAFYMRQGFKTFVRKGDKETTYSEIERITDPQELSRILNSLKGKEVAFSVSYLGKSLLTLEMFGVALTCGDGNVYYVDLVRYREEMVPILQCFFAHEDTYFYGYNIKRDNHALRNSNIYVKNIIYDLALADHLVHGGAKISYQTLLVNQGLIDAASLFVKEWSALSLPVTNFPNNVAQYFGEFVAHLPKTKDVLLSELDQKKMRDIFLNVEMPLEKVLFSMERAGMPINILALEELEEILSRELVVISDEIYALAGEVFNIKSPKQLSDILYNILQIKPVDKSRSTKAEVLEMLMGEHPIIDKILCFRTVEKLLSTYVKALPKQIDPNTQRIHPTFNQTGTVTGRLACQDPNLQNIPTRSERGRLLRKAFCTGSEDKYFLSADYSQIELRFLAHLSGDDSLRLAFESGEDIHTFTASQVFHVPLDEVTREQRKQAKTVNFGIIYGQQAYGLSKILHISVGEAQGLIEAYFERYPKVLEFINHTIEQASQDLRVTTLLGRERIIDNWKELSGSRSASGRLAVNTRIQGSAAELIKLAMLQISSAMKKHRLKSRMLLQIHDELLFEVPENEMEQMRTLVPEIMESAMVLSVPLVVNILVGKNWAEC, from the coding sequence ATGCGTAAGGTTTTTGTTCTAGATGCCTCAGGATTTATTTTTAGGGCATATTTTGCTTTGCCAGAAATGAAAAACTCTTCTGGTGATCCTACACAAGCCGTGTTCGGTTTTATCCGTTCAATTAATAAACTTGTCAAAGACTTTTCTCCTAGTCACATGGTCGCAGTATTCGATGGCCCTGATAATAAAAAAAGTCGCCGTGATATTTTTGCAGAGTACAAGAGTCATCGTGAAAAAGTTAAAGGCATGATGGAACAGATCACTTTGGTTAAGGAGTATTGTGATCTTGTGGGGCTTCCTTATTTGGAAGTGGATTCTGTGGAAGCCGATGATGTAATTGCTAGCCTTTCGAAGCAAATTGTAGATCAAGGATATAACGTTTGTATATGCTCTACAGATAAAGATCTACTGCAACTGGTTAGTGAGCGTGTAACTGTTTTGAATCCTTGGAAAAAACAAGAAATAGTTACTCGCCAGAATGTGATAGACAGTTATGGAGTGCCTCCAGAATGCATAGCAGATTACCTCGCTCTAGTAGGCGATACTTCGGATAATATTCCTGGAGTATCTGGCTGTGGCCCGAAAAAAGCCGCTACTTTACTACAAAAATTTGGTTCCGTTGAAGGTATCTTAGAGAATATAGAGGGTTTATCAGGAGCTAACCGAACCATGATAGAGGAGCAACAAGCTATTCTTAAAATGAGTAAGCAACTTGCTCAGCTGAATTATTCGATTAGTATTCCTAAGTCATGTGATAGTTTTGTTTTCCCACAGTACTGTGTAGATCAAGATAAGTTAAATGCTTTTTACATGCGTCAAGGCTTTAAGACTTTCGTACGTAAAGGGGACAAAGAAACTACTTATAGTGAAATAGAAAGAATCACGGATCCTCAAGAACTGTCTCGTATTTTGAATTCTCTTAAGGGGAAGGAAGTCGCATTTTCTGTTTCTTACTTGGGTAAAAGTCTTCTTACTTTGGAAATGTTTGGAGTAGCTTTAACTTGTGGTGATGGCAACGTTTATTATGTTGATCTCGTAAGATATCGCGAGGAAATGGTCCCCATTTTACAATGTTTTTTTGCACATGAAGACACATATTTTTACGGTTATAATATTAAAAGAGACAACCATGCTCTGAGAAATTCTAATATTTATGTAAAAAATATCATTTATGATTTAGCACTTGCAGATCATTTGGTACATGGGGGAGCAAAAATTTCTTATCAAACTTTACTGGTAAATCAAGGTTTGATAGACGCTGCCAGCTTATTTGTAAAAGAATGGAGCGCTCTTAGTTTACCCGTTACAAATTTTCCTAATAATGTTGCTCAGTATTTTGGCGAATTTGTTGCGCATCTTCCTAAGACAAAGGATGTTTTATTATCTGAATTAGATCAGAAAAAAATGAGAGATATCTTTTTAAACGTGGAGATGCCTTTAGAAAAGGTATTATTCTCTATGGAAAGGGCTGGTATGCCTATAAACATCCTAGCTTTAGAGGAACTGGAGGAGATTTTATCACGAGAGTTAGTAGTTATCAGTGATGAGATTTATGCATTGGCTGGAGAAGTTTTTAATATTAAATCTCCTAAGCAATTATCTGATATTTTATATAATATTTTACAAATAAAACCAGTGGATAAATCTAGATCTACGAAAGCCGAAGTTTTAGAGATGTTAATGGGAGAACACCCGATTATTGATAAAATTTTATGTTTTCGTACGGTTGAGAAATTGTTGTCTACCTATGTTAAGGCATTGCCTAAGCAAATTGATCCTAATACACAAAGAATCCATCCAACATTTAATCAGACAGGAACCGTAACAGGACGATTAGCATGCCAGGATCCTAATCTTCAGAATATTCCTACACGTTCAGAAAGAGGACGATTACTTCGAAAGGCTTTTTGCACTGGTTCAGAAGATAAGTACTTTTTATCAGCAGATTATTCTCAAATTGAGCTAAGATTTTTAGCTCACCTTAGTGGAGATGATTCGCTAAGACTTGCTTTTGAATCTGGAGAGGATATCCACACTTTTACTGCTTCACAAGTGTTTCATGTGCCTTTAGATGAGGTAACTAGAGAACAAAGAAAGCAAGCGAAAACAGTAAATTTTGGTATTATTTATGGTCAACAAGCTTATGGATTATCCAAGATATTACACATCAGCGTTGGCGAAGCACAGGGGTTAATAGAGGCTTATTTTGAACGTTATCCTAAAGTGCTTGAGTTTATCAATCATACTATTGAGCAAGCTTCTCAAGACCTAAGAGTAACTACACTTTTAGGCAGGGAACGAATTATTGATAATTGGAAGGAACTTTCTGGATCTCGTTCTGCTTCGGGACGTCTGGCTGTGAACACTCGTATACAGGGTAGTGCAGCAGAATTGATTAAATTAGCCATGTTGCAAATCTCCTCAGCGATGAAGAAACATCGATTGAAAAGTCGGATGCTTTTACAGATACACGATGAGTTACTATTTGAAGTTCCCGAGAATGAGATGGAGCAAATGCGGACTCTAGTTCCTGAGATTATGGAGTCTGCTATGGTGTTGTCTGTGCCTTTGGTTGTGAATATCTTGGTTGGAAAAAATTGGGCAGAATGTTAA
- the rho gene encoding transcription termination factor Rho, with amino-acid sequence MKEERSSEVLPKVKENKKQSCPLLQEKALVGECAVVAQETDESAQPVTITKIAKLQRMGIDELNVLARQYGVKNIGSLTKSQVVFEIVKAKSERSDELLIGEGVLEVLPDGFGFLRSPTYNYLPSAEDIYVSPAQIRRFDLKKGDTIIGTIRSPKEKEKYFALLKVDKINGSTPDKAKERVLFENLTPLYPNERIVMEMGKEHLAERVLDLTAPIGKGQRGLIVAPPRSGKTVILQSIAHAIAVNNPDIVLIVLLIDERPEEVTDMIRQVRGEVVASTFDEQPERHIQVAEMVIEKARRLVEHGKDVVILLDSITRLARAYNTVQPHSGKILTGGVDASALHKPKRFFGAARNIEGGGSLTILATALIDTGSRMDEVIFEEFKGTGNMELVLDRRLSDRRTYPAIDLIKSGTRKEELLYHPGELEKVYLFRQAIADLTAIDAMHLLLGRLKKTNSNAEFLLSLKD; translated from the coding sequence ATGAAAGAAGAGCGTTCTTCAGAAGTCTTGCCAAAGGTGAAGGAGAATAAAAAGCAGTCGTGTCCTTTGCTTCAAGAGAAAGCTTTGGTGGGAGAATGTGCAGTAGTTGCTCAGGAAACAGATGAGTCTGCACAACCTGTAACCATTACAAAGATAGCCAAATTACAAAGGATGGGGATTGATGAGTTGAACGTTTTAGCTCGTCAATATGGTGTGAAAAATATTGGATCTCTAACGAAGTCCCAAGTTGTTTTTGAGATTGTAAAGGCGAAGTCTGAGCGTTCTGACGAGCTTTTGATTGGAGAAGGAGTTCTTGAAGTTCTTCCGGATGGCTTTGGGTTTTTACGATCTCCTACGTACAATTATCTGCCCTCCGCAGAAGATATTTATGTTTCCCCAGCGCAGATTCGTAGATTTGATCTCAAGAAGGGAGATACAATCATTGGGACTATCCGTTCTCCTAAGGAAAAAGAAAAATATTTTGCTTTATTGAAAGTAGATAAAATTAATGGTTCGACTCCTGATAAGGCAAAAGAACGGGTTTTATTTGAGAATCTCACTCCTTTATACCCTAATGAAAGAATCGTTATGGAGATGGGGAAAGAACACCTTGCTGAACGAGTCTTAGATTTAACGGCTCCTATTGGAAAGGGACAAAGAGGTTTGATCGTGGCTCCTCCACGCTCCGGTAAAACTGTTATTTTACAAAGCATAGCACATGCTATTGCTGTTAATAATCCTGATATCGTCTTAATTGTTTTGTTAATTGATGAGCGTCCAGAAGAAGTAACAGACATGATTCGTCAGGTTCGGGGAGAAGTAGTAGCTTCTACGTTCGATGAACAGCCGGAACGTCATATCCAAGTGGCAGAAATGGTAATAGAGAAGGCTCGTAGATTAGTCGAACATGGTAAGGATGTAGTTATCCTTTTAGATTCTATTACGCGTTTAGCTCGTGCATACAATACCGTACAACCACATTCTGGTAAGATTTTAACAGGAGGTGTTGATGCTAGCGCTCTACATAAGCCTAAGCGGTTTTTCGGTGCTGCGAGAAATATAGAGGGTGGAGGATCATTAACAATTTTAGCTACTGCTCTGATTGATACTGGCTCTCGTATGGACGAAGTGATTTTCGAAGAGTTTAAGGGTACAGGGAACATGGAGCTTGTCTTAGATAGGCGGTTATCTGATCGTAGGACTTATCCTGCTATCGATTTGATTAAGAGTGGTACTCGTAAAGAGGAGCTTTTATATCATCCCGGTGAATTAGAAAAGGTCTACTTGTTCCGTCAGGCTATTGCAGATCTCACAGCTATAGATGCAATGCATTTACTTTTGGGTAGATTGAAAAAAACAAATAGTAATGCTGAGTTCCTTTTATCCCTTAAGGATTAG
- the npt2 gene encoding NTP/H+ exchange transporter Npt2, whose amino-acid sequence MQSSEVKPFSRLRAYFCPIYRSEFPKFLPLFGLAFFVGFNYCLLKSMKDTLVVVGSGAGAEVIPFLKVWGTVPGAVIVTMIYGWLSSRYPRDTVFYSFVGTFLGFFLLFAVVIYPMGDAIHLDYIGDKLQDILPEGLRGFIVMIRYWSYSLYYVMSELWSSVVLSTLFWGFANEVTNVKEAGRFYALINTGLNLSSIFAGETSYWLGQYSLIHLPFVKDRWHEVMLILTTLVVLGGLCMIRLYYKVHSITKYSSCDLSDCSEQEESIASIKAKKKGKKTKTKSLFMCLLRSRYLLGIAIIVLSYNLVIHLFEVVWKDQVSQVYTTRVEFNGYMSRITTLIGVVSVLTAIFMSGQSIRRWGWTFGAMATPLVLLVTGSLFFGVVFAVRGDIRIFGGLSQTAPLMIAAWIGGMQNVLSRGAKFSFFDQTKEMAFIPLPNDEKNYGKAAIDGVVSRVGKSGGSLIYQGLLIIFSSVAASLNVIAIVLLVIMVAWIAVVAYIGREYRERESAAISDDSAYLATSSRSVSNAPVDADSSSKEEVVTL is encoded by the coding sequence ATGCAGTCATCAGAAGTGAAACCCTTTTCAAGACTACGGGCGTATTTCTGTCCCATTTACCGATCAGAGTTTCCGAAATTTCTTCCTCTTTTTGGTTTAGCCTTCTTCGTAGGTTTCAACTACTGTCTTCTCAAGAGTATGAAAGATACGTTGGTAGTAGTAGGGTCGGGTGCAGGTGCAGAGGTAATCCCGTTCTTGAAGGTTTGGGGGACGGTCCCCGGCGCTGTTATTGTTACCATGATCTATGGATGGTTAAGTAGTCGGTATCCCAGGGATACCGTTTTTTATTCCTTCGTAGGCACATTCCTAGGTTTCTTTCTGCTTTTTGCCGTAGTCATTTATCCTATGGGAGATGCTATTCACCTGGACTATATTGGTGATAAGCTACAGGATATTTTGCCTGAGGGGCTAAGAGGATTTATCGTAATGATCCGTTACTGGAGTTATAGTTTGTACTACGTCATGTCCGAGTTATGGAGTTCTGTAGTGCTCTCTACTCTCTTTTGGGGTTTTGCTAATGAAGTAACAAATGTCAAAGAGGCTGGAAGATTTTATGCCTTAATTAACACTGGTTTAAACCTATCCTCGATATTTGCTGGTGAGACTTCTTATTGGTTGGGGCAATACTCGCTAATTCATCTTCCATTTGTGAAAGACCGTTGGCACGAGGTTATGCTTATTTTGACAACTTTAGTTGTGTTAGGCGGCCTCTGCATGATTCGGTTGTACTACAAAGTTCACTCCATAACTAAGTATTCTAGCTGTGATCTATCGGATTGCTCGGAACAAGAGGAAAGCATTGCTTCGATTAAAGCGAAAAAGAAAGGTAAGAAGACAAAAACTAAGAGTTTATTCATGTGCCTTCTTCGTTCGCGCTACCTTCTTGGTATCGCTATCATAGTTCTGTCTTACAATCTCGTTATTCATTTGTTCGAAGTCGTTTGGAAAGATCAGGTAAGTCAAGTTTATACCACACGTGTAGAATTTAATGGCTATATGAGTAGGATTACAACTTTGATAGGTGTCGTGTCAGTCCTCACAGCTATTTTTATGTCAGGACAAAGTATTCGTAGGTGGGGATGGACCTTTGGAGCTATGGCGACTCCTTTAGTATTGTTAGTTACTGGCAGTCTATTTTTCGGAGTAGTTTTCGCTGTTCGAGGAGATATTAGAATCTTTGGCGGCTTGTCTCAGACAGCACCTTTAATGATCGCTGCCTGGATAGGCGGTATGCAAAACGTTTTATCCAGAGGAGCAAAATTTAGTTTCTTTGACCAGACAAAAGAAATGGCTTTTATCCCTCTGCCTAATGATGAAAAAAATTATGGCAAGGCTGCGATTGATGGTGTGGTGTCTCGAGTCGGGAAATCTGGTGGCTCATTAATCTATCAGGGGCTTCTGATTATATTTTCTTCCGTAGCTGCAAGTTTGAATGTTATTGCCATTGTCTTATTGGTGATAATGGTTGCCTGGATTGCAGTCGTTGCTTATATAGGCAGGGAATATAGAGAAAGAGAGTCGGCAGCGATCTCAGATGATTCTGCATATCTTGCAACATCTTCGCGATCCGTTTCTAATGCTCCTGTGGATGCTGATAGTTCTTCTAAGGAAGAAGTAGTTACTTTGTAG
- a CDS encoding S49 family peptidase codes for MKTFWKFLSKGFLSICGLSLGVILALFFMLVVVTSSIGESNGFISLPDADGKIKELGKTAPILAVIEMKDAISSNKQTAKTIQNTLNSLDKSPFKGRVKGIIIDMDCPGGEVFEIARIYSSLQFWKSITRCPVYVFVNGLCASGGYYVACGADRIYSTQASLIGSVGVLSGPYFNVKEGLNRYGVESDLLSSGKCKAPMNPYTPWTSEEREARQGIIDYLYGQFVEVVSSHRPMLTKEKLENVLGARLYPPQKALEEGYIDVINATQQQVIRDLAQVCGISDDYRVVTTVQDNWLKKFVSSSANSPLITGKLKVQLPSEMDQQQSFSYLVG; via the coding sequence ATGAAAACATTTTGGAAATTTTTATCTAAAGGCTTCTTGTCTATCTGTGGGTTGTCTTTAGGGGTTATTTTAGCTTTATTCTTCATGTTAGTTGTCGTTACTTCTAGTATTGGTGAAAGTAACGGATTTATCAGTTTGCCTGATGCTGATGGGAAGATCAAAGAGCTAGGAAAAACTGCTCCTATTTTAGCCGTTATTGAGATGAAAGATGCTATATCTTCTAATAAGCAAACTGCGAAAACAATCCAGAATACTTTGAATAGTTTAGATAAGTCTCCTTTTAAGGGACGGGTAAAAGGCATTATCATTGATATGGATTGTCCTGGGGGAGAAGTTTTTGAGATTGCTAGAATATATTCTTCTTTACAGTTCTGGAAATCCATTACTCGTTGTCCTGTGTACGTCTTTGTTAATGGGTTATGTGCTTCCGGAGGCTATTATGTAGCATGTGGTGCTGATCGTATTTACTCAACTCAGGCTTCGCTAATTGGGTCTGTAGGGGTGCTTTCTGGGCCATATTTCAACGTTAAAGAAGGACTAAATCGTTATGGTGTGGAGAGCGATTTGCTTTCTTCAGGAAAGTGTAAGGCTCCTATGAATCCTTATACGCCATGGACTTCGGAAGAACGTGAGGCGCGACAAGGGATTATTGATTATCTGTATGGTCAATTCGTCGAGGTGGTTTCTAGTCACCGCCCAATGTTAACAAAGGAAAAATTAGAAAATGTATTAGGAGCGCGTTTGTATCCCCCACAAAAAGCTTTAGAAGAAGGTTATATCGATGTTATTAATGCTACGCAGCAACAAGTAATTCGAGATTTAGCTCAAGTATGCGGAATTTCTGATGACTATCGTGTTGTAACGACTGTACAAGACAATTGGCTGAAAAAATTTGTATCTTCGTCAGCGAATAGTCCTTTAATTACGGGAAAATTGAAAGTTCAATTGCCTTCTGAAATGGATCAACAGCAGTCCTTTTCTTATTTAGTTGGCTAG
- the dnaB gene encoding replicative DNA helicase — MSTKLEKDPTLLPSAPNSKESERIVLGCMLTNINHLNLAANQLNEDDFYYLEHKVIFRVLNDAFKHDRPIDIHLAGEELKRKNQLSVIGGPTYLISLANYAGTAAYLEEYIQIILSKSVLRKMISAAKEIEKKAAEEPKDVAVALDEAQNALFKISQTTSLSPYVLVADRLRGLTSAEDKPFLVELQEKQEAFLKHAHSGHALPISGIPTHFIDLDKMINGFSPSNLMILAARPAMGKTALALNIAENMCFQNRLPIGIFSLEMTVDQLIHRIICSRAEVDSKKIHLGDLSGHDFQRIVTVVNEMQEHKLLIDDQPGLKVTDLRARARRMKESYDIQFLIIDYLQLLSGSGTLRSAESRQTEIAEISRMLKTLARELNIPILCLSQLSRKVEDRANHRPMMSDLRESGSIEQDSDLVMFLLRREYYDPNDKPGTAELIVAKNRHGSIGTVPLVFEKELARFRNHAAFEFSE; from the coding sequence ATGTCCACCAAGCTTGAAAAAGATCCTACTCTTCTTCCTTCTGCTCCTAACTCTAAGGAATCAGAAAGGATTGTTCTTGGTTGCATGTTAACCAACATAAACCATCTAAATCTCGCAGCTAACCAGCTGAATGAAGATGATTTTTACTACCTTGAACATAAGGTTATCTTCCGTGTATTGAATGATGCTTTCAAACACGATCGTCCCATAGATATCCATCTTGCTGGTGAAGAACTTAAGCGTAAGAATCAGCTATCTGTAATCGGCGGGCCTACTTATCTGATCTCACTAGCTAACTATGCAGGAACAGCAGCTTACCTTGAAGAGTATATCCAAATCATTTTATCTAAGTCTGTCTTAAGGAAAATGATCTCAGCAGCCAAGGAAATTGAGAAAAAAGCTGCTGAAGAACCTAAAGATGTAGCTGTAGCTCTGGATGAAGCCCAAAATGCTTTGTTTAAAATCAGTCAAACTACCTCATTAAGCCCCTATGTGTTAGTAGCAGATAGGTTACGAGGTTTGACCTCTGCGGAAGATAAGCCTTTTCTTGTTGAACTACAGGAAAAACAGGAAGCCTTCCTAAAACATGCTCATTCTGGACATGCTTTACCCATATCGGGGATTCCGACTCACTTTATCGACCTAGATAAAATGATTAATGGTTTTTCTCCTTCTAACCTTATGATTTTAGCGGCACGACCTGCAATGGGAAAGACCGCTTTGGCATTAAATATTGCCGAAAATATGTGTTTTCAAAATCGACTTCCTATCGGAATTTTTTCCTTGGAAATGACTGTAGATCAGCTCATTCATCGTATTATATGTTCCCGAGCAGAGGTTGATTCCAAAAAAATCCATCTTGGTGATCTTTCTGGTCATGATTTTCAACGTATTGTGACAGTAGTTAATGAAATGCAAGAGCACAAACTTTTAATCGATGACCAGCCAGGACTCAAAGTAACAGACCTTCGGGCTCGTGCACGTAGAATGAAAGAAAGTTATGACATTCAATTTCTTATTATTGATTATCTTCAGCTGCTTTCTGGTTCTGGAACTCTACGATCAGCAGAAAGTCGTCAAACAGAAATAGCGGAAATTTCTAGAATGTTAAAAACTCTGGCACGAGAGTTGAATATCCCGATCCTTTGTCTATCTCAGCTTTCCAGAAAAGTTGAGGATCGCGCTAACCATCGTCCGATGATGAGTGATCTTAGGGAAAGTGGAAGCATTGAACAAGATTCTGATTTAGTCATGTTTTTATTACGACGCGAGTATTATGATCCTAACGATAAGCCTGGCACAGCTGAACTGATTGTTGCTAAGAATCGCCACGGATCCATAGGTACTGTTCCTTTAGTTTTTGAAAAAGAACTCGCACGTTTTAGAAATCATGCGGCTTTCGAGTTTTCTGAGTAG
- a CDS encoding CDP-alcohol phosphatidyltransferase family protein translates to MRQFCNFLSLSRVGLAVFFCCETVYFRLLAILGGMASDILDGYLARRYKATSRLGSILDPATDKFFVFVCVAMLYWEGSLSLAHLVLIFSRDLFLVLFAVYLSSVRGWKGYDCSALACGKIFTFAQFAILLGATAGMSIPATWLTPLIILGLLYFLERIIDYKKRCLD, encoded by the coding sequence ATGAGACAATTTTGCAATTTTCTTTCTCTGTCGCGAGTAGGGCTAGCTGTATTCTTTTGTTGTGAGACAGTCTACTTCCGTCTTCTGGCCATTCTTGGAGGAATGGCCAGTGATATCTTAGACGGGTATCTTGCGCGTCGATATAAAGCAACCAGCCGCCTGGGATCTATATTAGATCCCGCTACAGATAAGTTTTTTGTTTTTGTTTGCGTTGCTATGCTTTATTGGGAGGGTTCTCTTTCCCTTGCTCATCTAGTTCTTATTTTCTCTCGCGATCTCTTCTTAGTTTTATTCGCTGTATATCTTTCTAGTGTGCGTGGATGGAAGGGGTACGATTGCAGCGCGCTTGCTTGCGGCAAGATCTTTACATTTGCGCAGTTCGCTATTTTATTGGGGGCTACAGCTGGGATGAGTATTCCAGCTACCTGGTTAACACCATTAATTATTCTAGGTTTGCTCTACTTCTTAGAAAGAATAATAGATTATAAAAAGAGGTGCTTAGATTAA
- the coaE gene encoding dephospho-CoA kinase (Dephospho-CoA kinase (CoaE) performs the final step in coenzyme A biosynthesis.), whose protein sequence is MLKSLKVSITGDLSSGKTEACQIFRELGAYVVSADEVSHSFLIPHTHIGRRVVDLLGPEVVTGDSFDRKAIADRVFGNPALLQALEAVLHPEVCRIIEEQYCQVTQEGIYPIFIAEVPLLYEIHYADWFDRVVLITADENIRRDRFIKKTSFSDLQFYQRCARFSAHEEKIMRADIVIENNGTKEDLRHKVEEYFYALKGAL, encoded by the coding sequence ATGTTAAAGTCACTAAAAGTTTCTATTACAGGGGATCTTTCTTCGGGAAAGACTGAAGCTTGTCAGATATTCCGGGAGTTAGGTGCTTATGTAGTTAGTGCTGATGAAGTTTCGCATAGTTTCCTTATTCCTCATACACACATAGGTCGTCGTGTTGTTGATCTTCTAGGACCAGAAGTAGTTACTGGTGACTCTTTCGACAGAAAGGCTATAGCAGATCGTGTTTTTGGTAATCCTGCTTTATTGCAAGCTTTAGAAGCTGTTTTGCATCCAGAAGTTTGTCGCATTATTGAGGAGCAATATTGTCAGGTAACTCAAGAGGGGATATACCCTATTTTTATCGCTGAGGTGCCTTTGCTGTATGAAATACACTATGCGGATTGGTTTGATCGTGTAGTTCTGATTACAGCAGATGAGAACATTCGTAGAGACAGATTTATAAAAAAGACTAGTTTTTCTGATTTACAGTTTTATCAGAGATGTGCCCGTTTTTCCGCTCATGAAGAGAAGATAATGCGAGCAGATATTGTTATCGAGAACAACGGTACTAAAGAAGATTTACGTCATAAAGTTGAAGAATATTTTTACGCTTTAAAGGGAGCATTATGA